In Pseudomonas sp. MM213, a genomic segment contains:
- a CDS encoding energy transducer TonB, translating into MTLPSDLPAELAHRGVRPADRLGFTLFLAALIHLALLLGVGFTMVEPKQISKTLEITLATFKSEKKPAKADFLAQENQEGSGTLDKKAIPKTTEVAPFQDNKVQKVTPPPAAKPEVQEAAPKAAVTTVAPKPKKAAAKTEEPKPATKPAIAAPTFDSEQLSSDIASLEAELANEQQLYAKRPRIHRLSAASTMRDKGAWYKDEWRKKVERIGNLNYPDEARRKQIYGNLRLMVSINRDGSLFEVLVLESSGQPLLDQAAQRIVRLAAPFSPFTGDLSDIDRLEIIRTWKFARGDRLSSN; encoded by the coding sequence TGAACTCGCCCATCGTGGCGTGCGCCCGGCTGATCGCCTCGGATTTACCCTGTTTCTCGCGGCGTTGATTCACCTGGCCTTGCTGTTGGGCGTCGGCTTTACGATGGTCGAACCCAAACAAATCAGCAAAACCCTGGAAATCACCCTCGCCACCTTCAAGAGCGAAAAGAAACCGGCGAAGGCCGACTTTCTCGCGCAGGAAAATCAGGAAGGCAGCGGCACCCTGGATAAAAAGGCGATTCCCAAGACCACCGAGGTCGCGCCGTTCCAGGACAACAAGGTGCAAAAAGTCACGCCACCACCAGCCGCCAAGCCTGAAGTCCAGGAAGCCGCGCCCAAGGCTGCCGTGACCACCGTCGCGCCGAAGCCGAAGAAAGCCGCGGCCAAGACCGAAGAGCCCAAACCTGCCACCAAACCCGCCATCGCCGCGCCGACGTTCGACAGTGAACAGCTGTCCAGCGACATCGCCAGCCTCGAAGCGGAACTGGCCAACGAACAGCAGCTGTACGCCAAGCGCCCGCGCATCCACCGCCTGAGCGCGGCCTCGACCATGCGCGACAAAGGCGCCTGGTATAAGGATGAGTGGCGCAAAAAGGTCGAGCGCATCGGCAACCTCAATTATCCGGATGAAGCGCGGCGCAAACAGATTTACGGCAATTTGCGGCTGATGGTCTCGATCAACCGCGACGGCTCGCTTTTTGAAGTATTGGTACTGGAGTCGTCCGGACAACCGCTGCTGGATCAGGCAGCGCAGCGAATTGTGCGGCTGGCTGCACCGTTTTCGCCGTTTACCGGGGATTTGTCGGACATCGACCGACTGGAAATCATCCGCACCTGGAAATTTGCGCGCGGGGATCGCCTCTCCAGCAACTGA
- a CDS encoding YqgE/AlgH family protein — MKNVSPSYLKHHFLIAMPHMADPNFAHTLTYIVEHTANGAMGLVVNRPQDLNLADILEQLRPNIEPPLLCQHVPIFIGGPVQTDRGFVLHPSGKQFQATVDLEGDLSLSTSQDVLFAIADGVGPAKSLIALGYAGWEAGQLEAELAQNAWLTCPFDADILFNTSSELRLEAAAKHLGVNLSLLTSQAGHA; from the coding sequence ATGAAGAACGTCAGCCCAAGCTACCTCAAGCATCACTTCCTGATCGCCATGCCTCACATGGCCGACCCGAACTTTGCCCACACCTTGACCTACATCGTCGAGCACACGGCCAATGGTGCCATGGGGCTGGTGGTCAACCGTCCGCAAGACCTGAATCTGGCCGATATCCTCGAGCAATTGCGCCCCAATATCGAGCCACCGCTGCTCTGCCAGCATGTGCCGATCTTCATCGGCGGCCCGGTGCAGACCGATCGAGGTTTTGTCCTGCACCCGTCGGGCAAGCAATTTCAGGCGACCGTTGATCTGGAAGGCGACCTGTCGTTGTCCACCTCCCAGGACGTATTGTTCGCGATCGCCGATGGCGTCGGTCCGGCAAAAAGCCTGATCGCCCTCGGTTACGCAGGCTGGGAAGCCGGGCAGCTTGAGGCCGAACTGGCGCAGAACGCCTGGCTGACCTGCCCGTTCGATGCCGACATCCTGTTCAACACCAGCAGCGAACTGCGCCTCGAAGCAGCGGCCAAGCACCTGGGCGTCAACCTCAGCCTGCTCACCAGCCAGGCAGGACACGCCTGA
- the ruvX gene encoding Holliday junction resolvase RuvX has translation MALRLILGFDYGTKQIGVAVGQVITGQARELCTLKAQNGVPDWNQVEALIKEWKPDAVVVGLPLNMDGTPSDMCLRAEKFARRLNGRYNLPFYTHDERLTTFEAKGERRDRGGQKGSYRDNPVDAIAAALLLQGWLDENSALFES, from the coding sequence ATGGCCCTGCGGCTGATTCTGGGTTTCGACTACGGCACCAAACAGATCGGCGTGGCGGTCGGCCAGGTGATTACCGGCCAGGCCCGCGAGCTGTGCACCTTGAAGGCACAAAACGGCGTGCCCGACTGGAATCAGGTCGAAGCACTGATCAAAGAGTGGAAACCCGATGCCGTGGTGGTCGGCCTGCCGCTCAATATGGACGGCACGCCCAGCGACATGTGCCTGCGCGCCGAGAAGTTCGCCCGCCGCCTCAACGGCCGCTACAACCTGCCCTTCTATACCCACGATGAACGCCTGACCACGTTTGAAGCCAAGGGCGAACGACGTGATCGCGGCGGGCAAAAGGGCAGTTACCGCGACAACCCGGTCGACGCCATCGCCGCCGCCCTGCTGCTGCAAGGCTGGCTCGATGAAAACAGCGCACTGTTCGAATCCTGA
- the pyrR gene encoding bifunctional pyr operon transcriptional regulator/uracil phosphoribosyltransferase PyrR, with protein sequence MSLPNPAELISQMAIRLKAHLEHRGISEPRYIGIRTGGVWVAQALLEELGSDAPLGTLDVSFYRDDFSQNGLHPQVRPSALPFEIEGQDLVLIDDVLMSGRTIRAAMNELFDYGRPASVTLVCLLDLDAGELPIRPNVVGATLSLAAHERVKLSGPELKLELQDLAL encoded by the coding sequence ATGAGCCTGCCCAATCCCGCCGAACTGATCAGCCAGATGGCGATCCGTCTCAAGGCACATCTGGAACACCGTGGCATCAGCGAACCGCGCTACATCGGTATTCGTACCGGCGGCGTCTGGGTTGCCCAGGCGTTGCTCGAAGAACTGGGCAGCGACGCGCCGCTCGGCACACTGGACGTGTCTTTCTACCGTGACGATTTCAGCCAGAACGGCCTGCACCCGCAGGTGCGCCCTTCGGCGCTGCCGTTCGAGATCGAAGGCCAGGACCTGGTGCTGATCGACGACGTACTCATGAGCGGCCGCACCATCCGCGCCGCGATGAACGAACTCTTCGACTACGGCCGCCCGGCCAGCGTGACGCTGGTGTGCCTGCTGGACCTGGACGCCGGCGAACTGCCGATCCGCCCGAACGTGGTCGGCGCGACTTTGTCGCTGGCAGCCCACGAGCGCGTGAAGCTGTCCGGCCCGGAACTCAAGCTCGAACTGCAAGACCTCGCCCTTTAA